ATGGCCATTCCTACACGGCTGTTAAATGGATATTGGAAAAATTTGCTGTTTTTAGTATGCAGTAATCTTACCTGAGTGCCGCCAATACTAAATTCACGAGAGTTACCTGATGTATAAAACACAGCCATCACTGGAACCTGAGTACTTAGTTTAAGTCGATTCGCGGCCATACCACCATGGACCTGGATAAGTTCACCATTTTTTTCAGCAATTACTTTGACCACTTCATAAACATCAGGGCTCAGGTATCGCCCCTTCAACATACGGTTTGGTTCAGGTTTATAATAAACACCGTGCTGAATGCGATTAATCACGCCTTCTTCATTTAAACGGTGGAGCTCCTGATAAACTGCCTCGA
This window of the Acinetobacter sp. NCu2D-2 genome carries:
- a CDS encoding DUF6088 family protein; this translates as MLNIAKAVQERVKEFHLGHVFSVDEFKQLGKVEAVYQELHRLNEEGVINRIQHGVYYKPEPNRMLKGRYLSPDVYEVVKVIAEKNGELIQVHGGMAANRLKLSTQVPVMAVFYTSGNSREFSIGGTQVRLLHTKNSKFFQYPFNSRVGMAISALLFLGKESVDLNMVKKLEKTLTSEEWILLYQSSLPAWLHKLLDDQKTKFYF